The following are encoded together in the Pseudodesulfovibrio indicus genome:
- a CDS encoding DUF2867 domain-containing protein, whose amino-acid sequence MDRRDVERLPGMAGLTQGADHVDVHTMEGTGSVADVAAALLSHRPGWMVFLWKVRTVLLRLLGQGGRIVPEPARLTGATLPKSVGDKASFLTVIRSDGESHWVAGAGESHLDAEVGVVAEPLAGGRSRFHVVTVVRYRNPAGRIYFNVIRPFHHLVVDSALRAALRRGRNGDQ is encoded by the coding sequence ATGGATAGACGGGATGTTGAACGGCTGCCGGGCATGGCGGGGCTGACCCAGGGCGCGGACCACGTGGACGTGCACACCATGGAGGGGACCGGCTCGGTCGCGGACGTGGCGGCCGCCCTGCTCTCCCACCGGCCCGGGTGGATGGTCTTTTTGTGGAAGGTGCGCACGGTCCTGCTCCGGCTGCTCGGCCAGGGCGGCCGCATCGTGCCCGAACCGGCCCGCCTGACCGGCGCGACCCTCCCCAAGTCGGTGGGAGACAAGGCGAGCTTCCTGACCGTGATCCGGTCCGACGGCGAGAGCCACTGGGTGGCCGGGGCGGGGGAGAGCCACCTGGACGCCGAGGTCGGGGTGGTCGCCGAGCCGCTGGCGGGCGGACGCAGCCGGTTCCATGTGGTCACCGTGGTCCGCTACCGCAATCCGGCCGGGCGCATCTATTTCAACGTCATCCGGCCGTTCCATCATCTGGTGGTCGACTCCGCCTTGCGCGCAGCCCTGCGCCGGGGTCGGAACGGTGACCAATGA